The DNA region TCATAAGGACATTATGGGACCCTGCCGCCGCTATTTCCATAGCATGCTTCGCCATGATCTGTCCCTGCACCTCGGCAAAATCCACATCACTCAACTTAGATTCCGCCGCTTCCCGCCGCTTGGCAGGAGCCATCGGGCTATGCCCCAAAAGATACTCCACCAGTTCGCCAAGCGTCTTTGGCGCGTACACAGTCACATTTTCACAAAGAAGAGCCTCCCCGGCAACTGCAGGGCTCATGAAAAAAGTAGAAATCCCCGCTTCCCGTCCGGCAAGAACCATGGAAAGCACACCAGGCACCGAGCGTATTTCCCCCTGCAAAGAAAGCTCTCCGATGAACATCACCGATGCAAGAGCCTCTTTCGGAATCACCCCGCTTGCCGCCAGTACCCCCATGGCAATCGGCAGATCAAGACAGGAACCGTCCTTCTTCAAATCCGCAGGCGCCAAATTCACCGTTACCTTTTCAATAGGAAAAAAATATCCGGAATTCCGTATCGCCGACTGGACACGCTCCTTCGACTCCTTCACAGAAACCGCAGGCAGCCCGACAATATCAAAAGCCGGTGACGCACGGCTGATATCCACCTCCACAGTAATCACATGACCATTCAACCCAAACGTACATGTCCCAAACACCTGCGCAAACATGGCATCTCCCTCTCTCAGAACGCATTCCTTGTATGACGTAAGCGCACCGCACGCCCCGGCGCCATCATGACTTCCACCACATCAAAACGGATCCGGACATCATGCAAATGACGCGCTAAAAGAAATACCTCCGCTGTATAACGGATATGCCGCTGCTTATACACAGTCACCGCCTCAATCGGTTCCCCATATAAACGGCTCCGCCGGGTCTTTACCTCGATAAATACAAAAACGCTTCCGTCCTTCATGATGAGATCGATTTCCCCATGTTTACACCTGAAATTCCGGGTGACCAAAGTCATCCCCTTCTCCTCCAGGTACAAACAAGCCCGATCCTCACCCATCCGTCCGAAAGCTGTATTTCCCATAGCGCCTCTCTATTTACCACTCTCTTCCTTTCTTATTATTGTAAGTAAAAAGAAATGCAATAGTCAAATGCAATCTGCATACTGAAACATTGAAATTACTCCATCATCGTTTTTTCTGCCCCTCATTCAGGGATTCTTTTTTTATTGTCCGCAAGTATGAAACGAATAATCCTAATGATCTGGCGTTTCCGTCCCCTTATTCGGGGATTCTTTTTTTATTCAATATCGAGGGGAGCCCGAACGGAGTGATCGCCGTCGCTAGTTTCCGTCCCCTCATTCGGGGATTCTTTTTTTATTTCCCTTTTCCTGGTTGGACAGGTATTTCCTGACCACGTTGGGTTTCCGTCCCCTCATTCGGGGATTCTTTTTTTATGGTATATAGATATGGATGACACGAGAGACAAGATAAAACACGTTTCCGTCCCCTCATTCGGGGATTCTTTTTTTATACAAAATATCAGAATGCGTTCAGAAAAAAATTCTTAGGTTTCCGTCCCCTCATTCGGGGATTCTTTTTTTATGATTTTATTTGAACAGCGGAAAGAAAGTTGATGTACGCGTTTCCGTCCCCTCATTCGGGGATTCTTTTTTTATATGAGGACGCCAGCTGTGGTGTCACTGTCGTCGTCGACGGTTTCCGTCCCCTCATTCGGGGATTCTTTTTTTATCGCCTCATGTTCCCCAACATAAAGGGGAATTTAATAAAAGTCGTTTCCGTCCCCTCATTCGGGGATTCTTTTTTTATTGATGAAAATCAGTAGCGTTATTGGCAGGTTCTTGCAAAGTTTCCGTCCCCTCATTCGGGGATTCTTTTTTTATACGCCGTGGGGATACTGGAACTTGTACCATATGCTGAAGTTTCCGTCCCCTCATTCGGGGATTCTTTTTTTATATCGGGCAAGTTGAGTTAGTGCCCTACAGTACCAACGTTGTTTCCGTCCCCTCATTCGGGGATTCTTTTTTTATCACAGCTACTATCGTCCACGACGACTTCAATGCCGTTTGCCTGTTTCCGTCCCCTCATTCGGGGATTCTTTTTTTATAATGGGCGGAAAGTGAGGACATCATGAAAATCTCAAGCAGTTTCCGTCCCCTCATTCGGGGATTCTTTTTTTATACTGTCGTTATGATATGCCGCCAAGTCTGAACATTTTTGCTATCTTTCGGCGGATCCTCCATTTCCTTGCACAAAAAGGCTCCCCTCTGACGCAATCCATACATTTCTCTCCGTACCCATCGGCATCGGCGCGGATTAAATCTTTTTTTCATCCATATTGTACCGTCTCCAATTCCTCTTAATCAATATATTATCACATCGTCTTCTTTTATATCACCTATGCCCCACGATCTTACTCTTGTATGGTCATAGAGAATATAAATACGCAATGAATCTTGCTCCGCATTTATGATTCTGCTCGCCAGTTCCGATATACATTCGTATTGTTTGGGTGTCAGAAATCCTTCAAATGCGGATTTTTGCACGCGCACGGCAAACTGCTCCAGACAGCGTACCATAGATAATCTTCTTTTATTATCCGTGATGTCATAAATGATGAGAACAATATACCGATTATCGTCTGTCGGCCGCACTCTGATTTCTATTTCTTCCATTATCGTATAACCATCGGCTTTAATTTCTCTACATCTCTTTGATGCACAGCAAGACTATAGGAGTCACATTCCATTTGTATGGTATGGCGCCAGGAATATGTTCCCTGAAAATAACGATTCACCGTACGCATTTTCCTTTCATATGCTTGCAGGAATATGCGCCGTCCAATCCGATTCAGATAAATCCCCCCATTTTCTCCTTTCACAAAATAATCTTTAGATATTTCCCGGTGCGTCACAAGGGAGAGGCAGAAAGCATCCACCACAGCCGGTCTCCATGGTTCCATGAGATCGGACGCTAATGCAGGATGTCCATTTCTCAGTGCATGAAGAAATCCTATATAAGGATGAAGGCCGCAGTTTACGATTGCACTGTAAAAATCATACATAAGGAGGGTATACCCGAAACTAAGAAGGGAATTGAAATAATCCCGGGGAGGACGCTTCGTACGCTTTTCAAACCGGAATTCTTCAGGAAGGATATGCCCTATCGCCTGAAAATAGATTCGTGCCATCATCCCTTCATATCCCATGACTTCTTCGACGGAATGAGCCATATGCAGCTTATCTGCTAATATCCGTATGTCACTTCTTACTTTTTCAATAAATGGATCCTCGGCACGGCGGTTATAATTCCGCAATATGGTTCTTTGATTATATACTTTCCCAAACACAACTCTTTTCGCAAGCGCAAGGCAGAAGTCCTTATCTGCCAACGCGTCAAACTGTTCTTTCTGGCGCAATACATTCTGATGATCCGTGGATTCCAGGCGGCCGAAAAAGCGTCCTGTCGAGGAGATCCATGTCAAAGGAATATTTCTTTCCAAAAAATCTACAATGACGGATGATGATATCTGGATAGAGTCAAACAATGTGACACCTTCTACCACGGCAGACGGTACTTCGCAGATCGTTTCATTCTCACGACTGATCACATATCGTCCGCCCTGCCGATTAAGCTTTGCCCCCGGTTCGGTGACATAGATCCAGCTCACGTCCGATAACCTTCTTTCTATAAACTATCTATGATGGAATTATTTAATTCACCATAATCCCATTGGAACTTTTGACCTCGAATCAAATCTGATGCCCGATGTAAATAATTTAATATATCCCGAGAATCTAATCCTGCATCAGCAATTCCGCTTCTTTCTTTGCCCTTTGACCACTCCCTTATAATATTTTCCGTCAAGTTCATGACTATTTTATGCGCCACTTTATTTCTTATATTCTCTGATACAATGCTTAAACGGACAAATATTTTCTTAATTTCAATATCTCGTCCATTTGAAGATATCCCAGAATTAATGATCCATTCACAAATATACGCCATATTTGAAATAGATAAATCACTGTCCTTAAATCCGCCAGAGCGTTTATATTGATGATTCAAATGCTCCAACAACGTATTATTATATCGTCCTATTTTTTCTCTTTTTAATACATACCTGACATCCCCATCTTCATCTCGGCGAATCTCACTACATGCGTTTAAGTCAAATAACGTTCTCTGCTCCAAAGATATCGCGTAATCTGTCGCTAACTTCGTACAAATTGGTGTTGTTTTTACAATAAATTCATACAGCTGCTTTTTCCTTTGCCTAAGTTCCATGACACGGAAAAACTCTTCAAAATCTCCTGCCTTGCTGATTAAAGGTTTCCCATTATAAGAGGGAATAATTTTGTTGGCATCCTTCCACATCAAATTCCTTCTGCAAACCGCGTGACGCAAAAGCTTTTCCGATATATCAGAAAACAGATGCCGATTCTGTCTCAAAAGCTGCAGCGCGCCTTCATACTCATAATTTTCCACCAGAGATATAATTTGCCATTTCACACTGTGTTTTTTGAGCAGAGAAAGTTTCGCCTCCTTGCAGCGATTGGGGGCAGCGGGATCATTATCATCATTACAATCCAGCATTTCCACCAGTCCCGGTGTTTCTTCCGGATGATTTTTACTATTTGAGCTTTTTCCCGGAGTTAAAACCTGAATAGCTTTAGTCTCCGGATAGTCCAGCCCTATAAGCCCCATGACTGTTTTGATCTGCGGTGTGCCGGAGCTGAGATTCAGCAGCCATTCCTCATCAGGGTACTGTTCATACTTCTCATGGAATACATCCTGCAAAACCGTCAGTCTTTCATATATATGGGGCTCGGTAATTCCGCTCCTGATGAATTCGATCTTACATTGGGGTGCTACTTTTTGTATCCCTTTTGTATAACATTCGCTCTCTGCTTCCTTATCTTCCATTTCTTTCGTAAGAAATACAAAGATGCGGTCTACCGGCGCATAATGACGGAGAATATGCAGCATCCCGCCATCATGATATCCTCTCACCGGATCCGTATCTCCTACAGGTGTAAATAAGATTCTCATAACTGCTCCTTTTTTTGATAATAAGCAATATTCGAATGAACTGCGCCCATCCCCATAGCCGTCTTTATACCTATCCCCGCATAATCGGCAAAGGCAGCAAGCATAGACGCCATACGGCGTGTTATGTCATCTTTAAAAAGGCCAAGCCGTATATTTCCCCGGAATGCCCGTATGCGCCTCCCTTCCACGGAGAAAGGATGGGTATGCAGCCGGTAATCCGTGATACACATAAATTCCGCCAGTTTATCCCCCAGCCGTTCTTCTCCCAGCACCATGCTGTCAGAATATACATTCCATTTCCGGATCAGGTTGTTAAAAACAAGCAGAAGCTCCGGAAAGATTTTGTATTCTCCATTTTTTTTGAACGAAGCGGATGTAAGAAAATCCAATTCTATATGATGGATCTTTTCCGTTCCTGTCCAGAATCGCTCTTCCAGTCCCTGAAATGAGTCTTTCTTCAGTATACTGAATTTTCCTACCTCTACTTCATATCCCTTTTGCTCCAAAAAAAGAGAGGTTTTCTGCATCATCGGCCGGAGTATATGGTCAAAAGCTTCTTCTGTCAGCACCGCTATCCGCCAGTAAGGGTTCCCCTCTTTCACCAAAAGATATTGGCTGTACGGGCGAATCTGCTGTTCATGCATCTTTTCCGCCCATTCTCTATCCAACTCGCTGATTAACGCGCCATGAAAAACCGATCCGAATGACTGGTTCAGCAGAATACCTTCCGGTAACCGCAGTTCCGTTTCTGCCAATGTCAGCATAATTCTTCTTCCACTTCTAACTTGCACATTCCCATGACCTGATAAGAATTTCCCCGCTTCGCCAATTTCAAGGTATGCGGAGAAATATGTTCGCCTTGATTATGATGTCCTCTTTTGAATTGCTCCGCCATCAGCCGCTTCACCACATCCCGTCCTGTTTTCAGATCGGGTGCCAGCGCATAGATAACGGTCTTGCTCAAAAAGCCCGCTCCTCCACCGAGCAATAAATCAGTATGCTGCATTTCCTGTATTTCATCGGTATCCCCAAATGACTTCCATAGCAATTCACACTGGAAATCAACAAAATCCTGTAAGCATTGAATAAGCCCCTTCGTGTCAGAAATCCCCAAAGCTTTCATTCCCACGCTGTCAATTCCCAGCTTAAAATTCACTGTATCGCCGGGCGCCATGCACTCCCGCCAAAGGGAAATGGTATGCGGATTATCTTCCTTTTCTCCGAAATCCGCCTTTTGCACAATGATACCTGCCTTGGAAGCGGTACTGCTGTCTCCCACAGTGAGAGCACGGAAGCAGCTGTTGACCATATTCCGCTTCCCGTCAGTGCCAATGGGTATAAAAATCTCTTTTTCCAGTTTATCCAGGACATTTCCTATATTTCGATTAAGGTAATTTGCTCTCTTAGCAATATTAAATATCTCATTCCAGTATTTTTCATACCTTTCCCTATCTTTTCTTATCATGGCAGCGATTATGGCGGTGCGGAAAGCCCCTTTCAGACTGGAACCGGGTATGTACATCCTGCCCTTACTGTCCTTGATAAAGGTATGAACATCATTTAAGGCATTCCTTGGATTCTTTGAGTAAGGAACATCCGCCGTTTCCGGTTTTGACAACACACCGCTATCGACCAGGTCCCTTATCAGTCTTTTTAATGATTCCGGCTGACGATCATTTCTTTTACATGTATTCAAAAAATCATAAATGGAGAAATGCTTAAACTTTCTATGAATTTCAGAAACAAAGCTGTCCAGCAGTTTTTCTTTTTCTAAAAATTCCGCCCATTTCGATTCGTTTAGAAAATAAATATGAGCTTTTTTCCCGTTGTCCTCATATACATACTGATTTTTTTGATATATATCTCCACTGCCGATATGCACCGGTGACTGGCAGGTCAGTTTCATTTTCCAATATTTCATCATAACGGCAGCCCCACAAATAATCCTCTACCATATTTATAGACAGGATGCGGTGCCGAACCATTATTCACGTCGGCAATCCGTCCCTCTAACCGCTTGGAAAAACAGGCGCCTGACGCTATCATATACACGCTATTGGTTTTCGCAGCGCTTATCATGTCTCTTGACCATGCAAAGCCGCCCCGCTTAATGATTTTTCCCGTACCGGCCGATACATCCTTCACCTCCGATTTTTCCGGAAGAAAGGAAGAAAGCGACATATAACAATCGGAATGATCGGCACACAGCATTTTATACAAGGAAACATCATCCCCGCCGTAGGTATCCTCATCACTTAACGCCAAAGGGTCATCCTCAAATATGTACTTCCCGAATCCGCTGCTTCTTTTTCCCCCGATTCCCGCCATTCCCAAAAGCTTAATAAGCGGTTCCAACCTTTCCGCAAGCTCCTCACTTCCCGAAAGGATAAAATATAAACCGGCATCAGGCATAAAGTGATATGCCCCGATTCCATAGGGATGCCTTTCTCTGGCATTATACTGCGTACGGATTTCTTCCTTTCCAAAATCAGGCTGGACAGATACATCCCGTCCCTGTAAATAAATCTCCATTTCCGAAGCACGGATAAAAGAACGTTTCTTATGCTTTTTCCTTTCTCCCGACTGCGCTCTTACCTCTTCATAAGAAAGCGTTTCTACCAGATCAGAATTCTTTTGATACATTACGGGACGAGGCAGGTATAACTCGTAACAATGGTTTGCCTTCTTCCACGGAAACAAATCCGAAACCCGCAAGTTTCCCAGCCGAACATTCTCTATTACACATTCCAAAAGTTCCTGCGAAATATCCGCAGCTTCCCGGCAGAGCGCGCTGAAAAAAGTATCCGCCCTGCAATAAGATAAAATTTCCCCAAGACCTCCACCTTCTGCCACATCACCGAAGTGTACCGGAGAGGTAAAGTGGAACAGTATGATTTCATGCCTCATAATTTTGATCCCTCAAACTCCTGTGCCAATGCAGCCTGTTCTTCCATTTCTGCTGTCTGCGGATCCATTTTCTGTACATGGAACGAGGAAAACGCAATCCTGCCATAACCGCGGGATCCATGTCCCCCAAGATAGTCTAACTGCAGCAAGCGGAATCCTCTGCACAGTACTTCCATATCCTCTTTCATCTGGTTCTCGTCTTCGATGTTATAAACCAGCTGGAAATCAAATTCCATCCCTGCGGGTACCCGTTCAATCATCCGGGGATTGGCCACACCGGTCCCCCGATTAATCGTATTTTCCGCTTTAATCTCTCCTAAGTAGGTATCTGTATCTAAGTTTTTAAACTTATTCCTGCTTTCTGCTTTAACGAATGCGTCCCTGAACTGCAATCGCGCGGGTTTGGTTTCTGTTTTTGAGCTGATGCCGAATAATCTGGCCACGACCGCTTCATCCTCTTCCGGCGAAGGGAGAGCAGCCATGCCGTCCCGTACCCTGGCTAAAAGCGTCCTCATCTTTCCTTTTAAAGAACTCCCAGGAATGATCGGCGCCTTTGTCAACGGATCCCTGATAAAAGGACTGTCTACAGCGCCAATCGGCGCAAAATCGCTGGAATCACCGATATGCAATCCCGTCTTCACTGTAAGTACCGCTCCAATCAGCAATTTCCCTTTTAACTGTACCTGTGCCATGATTAGTCCTTCCCTCCGTAAAATTTATGAAAAGCCACCAATGCTTCAATATAATGGGCAAATTTTTCATATTCTTTTGTACTGCTTTTTATCCCGTCAATCAGGCTTATTAATCCGGCTTCTTTTTCGAAGTCTTCAACCGGATTTCCCCATTTACTCCTATTCCGTCCAATCTGATAAGCTAACTTTACTTTCAGATACTTGATTTGCGCCTGCAATTCCACAGGTAATGTATCATACTCATCTGTCTTCTCTAATTTATAGGCATTCACTTTTTCGGTCACTGTATTTACGGCTGTCAAAAATTTCCGTATCTGCGATGTAGTAACCATTTGCCCCTTTCGAGATAAATTTCCCATCACCTGCTGCGCCCGATCCACGATCTTATTTTCTTCCAGCATCATGCTTCCTCCTTGTCACGCATACGATAAATAATGAACTGAAGAGCTGTCACCAATTCTTTTCGTTCTTCTTCCTTCACCGCCCACTGATAAAACCAGCTTCTTACCTTCTCATAACAGGGCTGCAATTCTTTCCCCTTCGGCTTCAATCGCGCCAATGTGTAAGCAAACCGCGCCAAGTCCATCCTATCCCCGGCAGCTCCCTGCAGCAAGTTCATTAATTTGTATAAAAGCGATTTACCTGCGGAGATACGATCATTTCTTTTATTGTTGCCATTGATACCATCCAGCAGCATATGCTCCATAAGGAACTTTATTTTTTCACCGTGAACTTTCTCTATGAATTCATCCCATGTATAAACAGCAGCATTTTCTTTTTCCGCTGCACCGCTATTCTTTTCATTTCGATGATATTCCGTACCACTGCCAAATAAAGCGATGCTGTTTTTTCCCGGACTGGTCTTCGCCAACTCTTCCAATTCCCCGGTGACCTCCGCCATACGGCTAATCGGATACGTGGAAGAATACAATCCCAAGCCGGCGGAAAAGGTAAGCTTTCCATTGGTATAAACCGAAAACGCACGTTTCAGATCAACGGCAAATCCCATCAGATCATCCCAGGCGCCGACAAGAAAAAGATCATCACCGCCGGAGTATACTACATGAATTTTTCTCGGCTCACCGTCTTTATCCTCAAAAAGATAAAATGGCTTTATGCCTTTGGGCAATTCTTTTTTACAAATACTATTGATTATCTTTCTAAAAAACAGCGCCATACTGCGTGATAGGGCAGCATATCGGGATAAAGTCGCATAGGCTTCCGGATTTTTATTCTCTTTATGTATAAAGCCTGCAATAAAGGCTGCTCCCAATCCATCTACATCTGCCCGAAGTACGCCAAGACGTTTAATTCCTTTTCCTGTCTTTTCTCCGGAACTTTCTGCCAGCTCATTGAAATCAAGCACTTTCCCCATCTCATTCTTTGCCGCATAGTCTGCCACCCACAAACGGGATGCCATGAATGACGACGTATAAGAGCCATTTTTATCATAAATCCGTTTCAGTATTCCGGCTTCAGCCCACTGCTTCAAATCATTTTGAGAAGCTGCTGTAAGCCAGCACAAACCGGAACATGCGGAAATCGGTATCGCCTTGTCCAACCCTTCCGCTTTTTCTGAAAGAACAGCAAAAACACTTCTTTTATCATCAATCAGTGCTTTTCCTAAATAATACAGCCCGTTGCAGACTTCACAAACCTCTATACCCGTGCTGTCATTTGATTCATTTCCTTTGTAAGGCCCCAGTCTGTTTGTCGAAACATGGCATATACCACATTCACGAGCTCCCTGATCCGCTCTATTTATATTGCTGTTTTCATCAAATATTTCGGTCAATATATCCGGACCATATCTGGATGCCTTTGCTGTAAAAACCTTTTCGGATACAGAACGAAATACATTCTTTTTATGATGTACTGTATCAGATTCCGCCATTAAATCATTGGCACAGAGAGGTTCACATCCCATCGCTAAATACAAAGTTCCGGAAAACAGCTTCACCAGTCCCTGATTTATTTTTTCCGCAACGGCTTTTGCGGTATCCTGTGTTTCCTTTGTATTATCTGCCAATATATAAAAATGCCCGCCGCTGCAATAAATCAAATTCGCTCGGGAAAGATGCAATTCTTCCAACAACTCATCCACTATATTTTCCAAAGCAATATCCAAGTAAAAAGAACGCCCGCGAAGCATACGCATCGCGCCTTCAGATCGGATACGGTATATAAATTTCTGTATGCCTGAAAAATCACCGGAAATCATCAGGAATACGTCCTTATTTCTGTTTTCTTTATTATGAGTAAAGCAAAACTCTTTATAATCCGTAATTTTCGACATTTCCATGTACTTCATCAGAACAGCTGCTATCGCGCCGGTCATTTTCATGTGATCATATAAAGAAATATCCGCATGTTCCTTCATATTTGTGCTTGACGGTACATAGATGAGTGTATCTTCCAATATACGCAGGAGCTCATTTTCTTCCATAGAAATCGGTGATTTTTTCCGAAAATTCTCTTCCAGATACCGCATGATGGATCTATATTGTCCCTGTGTCGCTATACTTTTATTTCCATGAGGAAAGTTATCTTTTTTTATCGCATCTAATTCATGTAAAGAAAAATAAGACGATTCCGCGTCCCCCGAAAAGACATTAAATATATTTTCCAGGCACAAATCGGAATCAAACTTCACACCCCTGTCATTAAGATCTCCTTCCACTTCCCGTCTGTCTGCTCCGGCTGCAATATTATCCGCTTCATATATAACATATGCCAGATCATCGGCACTCAATCCAGCGCCGGACAATTCCCTTCCATGATGATATTTTATACAGCGCAGCAGCTGCTCATCTGCTTCTGTATCCTTTAAAAATGTTTTAATAAAATCCGCACCAAGAACAGAATGTCTTGTCTTCTCATGTGTAGCACGTATACATACCTTCCCCACATCATGGAGCAGTCCCGCCTTTAACGCTAAAGAAATTTTCCCACTCATTTTTCCTCATCCTCACCATCACATAATAAAATCTTATCTTTACACTATATTTAATCATACCCAAAACTTCAAAACAAGTTAATGATTTATGAAAATCCTCCTCTAAAGTGACAAATCAGATAAACAAAACCGAACCTCTCCAAGCTGCCTATGCGGCAGTTAACACGCATCTATCTGCAGAAACGCTCAAGTATACTTTCTAAACTACCTATGCGGCAGTTAACTCCAATTTTGTGGCATCCGCCGGAAATGTTATTTTCTAAACTACCTATGCGGCAGTTAACTCCGGCAGGGGTGAGCGGAGACGGAAGCAACTTTTCTAAGCTGCCTATGCGGCAGTTAACAAATCACTTCCGTATAATGGTTTGGCGTACATTTTCTAAGCTGCCTATGCGGCAGTTAACTCCGGCAGGGGTGAGCGGAGACGGAAGCAACTTTTCTAAGCTGCCTATGCGGCAGTTAACGCTGAGGTAAACGGCGGAAAGATGACTATTCATTTCTAAGCTGCCTATGCGGCAGTTAACACGGCATGGAATCCGTCAATGCCGAAGCGTACTTTCTAAACTACCTATGCGGCAGTTAACGATAGGTTGCCCGGCGGCAATTTCTCCCAGAATTTCTAAACTACCTATGCGGCAGTTAACATTGGGACTTTATAGAGACTACATCGGCATTTTTTCTAAACTACCTATGCGGCAGTTAACGAGTAGCTTTTTTATTCATCAAAGCATACATATTTCTAAACTACCTATGCGGCAGTTAACATGCATAACAGCTTCAACGGCTTCCTGTTGGTATTTCTAAACTACCTATGCGGCAGTTAACATTGGCTTTTTCTTTTCTGCAGCATACGGTCTTTTCTAAACTACCTATGCGGCAGTTAACCTTTCTGATAACAATAAATCATTAAATTTTGCTTTCTAAACTACCTATGCGGCAGTTAACGATCAGTTTTTTATAACCGTAGATAGTGCTGTTTTCTAAACTACCTATGCGGCAGTTAACATGAAATTACCGATAATGCGTATATGTATATCTTTCTAAACTACCTATGCGGCAGTTAACGTGCAGTTGATTCGCGGGAATTAAGCCGCCAGTTTCTAAACTACCTATGCGGCAGTTAACTACTATAAAAGCTATCGGCATTTTATAAGATTTTTCTAAACTACTGGTGTTAGTATAAATTAGTGGACACATAAAATGCGACACATTAAACTTTTGTATAGGAAAGGATGTGTTGCAAATGGTGCATAACAACAAGAGGTATTCTGAGGAATTTAAGAAACAGATTGTAAACTTACACCTTTCCGGAAAATCAGTTAAAGCGCTCGCAAATGAATATAGCTTAGTCGAGCAAACAATTTACAAATGGAAGAAGCTCTATGCTCCTACTCTTCAAGTAAATGAGAAGCAAACTATTTCTATGAAGGAATATCAAAAACTCCAAAA from Dialister invisus DSM 15470 includes:
- the csm6 gene encoding type III-A CRISPR-associated CARF protein Csm6, which translates into the protein MRILFTPVGDTDPVRGYHDGGMLHILRHYAPVDRIFVFLTKEMEDKEAESECYTKGIQKVAPQCKIEFIRSGITEPHIYERLTVLQDVFHEKYEQYPDEEWLLNLSSGTPQIKTVMGLIGLDYPETKAIQVLTPGKSSNSKNHPEETPGLVEMLDCNDDNDPAAPNRCKEAKLSLLKKHSVKWQIISLVENYEYEGALQLLRQNRHLFSDISEKLLRHAVCRRNLMWKDANKIIPSYNGKPLISKAGDFEEFFRVMELRQRKKQLYEFIVKTTPICTKLATDYAISLEQRTLFDLNACSEIRRDEDGDVRYVLKREKIGRYNNTLLEHLNHQYKRSGGFKDSDLSISNMAYICEWIINSGISSNGRDIEIKKIFVRLSIVSENIRNKVAHKIVMNLTENIIREWSKGKERSGIADAGLDSRDILNYLHRASDLIRGQKFQWDYGELNNSIIDSL
- a CDS encoding YraN family protein, translating into MGNTAFGRMGEDRACLYLEEKGMTLVTRNFRCKHGEIDLIMKDGSVFVFIEVKTRRSRLYGEPIEAVTVYKQRHIRYTAEVFLLARHLHDVRIRFDVVEVMMAPGRAVRLRHTRNAF
- the csm3 gene encoding type III-A CRISPR-associated RAMP protein Csm3, producing MAQVQLKGKLLIGAVLTVKTGLHIGDSSDFAPIGAVDSPFIRDPLTKAPIIPGSSLKGKMRTLLARVRDGMAALPSPEEDEAVVARLFGISSKTETKPARLQFRDAFVKAESRNKFKNLDTDTYLGEIKAENTINRGTGVANPRMIERVPAGMEFDFQLVYNIEDENQMKEDMEVLCRGFRLLQLDYLGGHGSRGYGRIAFSSFHVQKMDPQTAEMEEQAALAQEFEGSKL
- the csm5 gene encoding type III-A CRISPR-associated RAMP protein Csm5, which produces MMKYWKMKLTCQSPVHIGSGDIYQKNQYVYEDNGKKAHIYFLNESKWAEFLEKEKLLDSFVSEIHRKFKHFSIYDFLNTCKRNDRQPESLKRLIRDLVDSGVLSKPETADVPYSKNPRNALNDVHTFIKDSKGRMYIPGSSLKGAFRTAIIAAMIRKDRERYEKYWNEIFNIAKRANYLNRNIGNVLDKLEKEIFIPIGTDGKRNMVNSCFRALTVGDSSTASKAGIIVQKADFGEKEDNPHTISLWRECMAPGDTVNFKLGIDSVGMKALGISDTKGLIQCLQDFVDFQCELLWKSFGDTDEIQEMQHTDLLLGGGAGFLSKTVIYALAPDLKTGRDVVKRLMAEQFKRGHHNQGEHISPHTLKLAKRGNSYQVMGMCKLEVEEELC
- the cas2 gene encoding CRISPR-associated endonuclease Cas2, producing the protein MEEIEIRVRPTDDNRYIVLIIYDITDNKRRLSMVRCLEQFAVRVQKSAFEGFLTPKQYECISELASRIINAEQDSLRIYILYDHTRVRSWGIGDIKEDDVIIY
- the csm2 gene encoding type III-A CRISPR-associated protein Csm2; protein product: MMLEENKIVDRAQQVMGNLSRKGQMVTTSQIRKFLTAVNTVTEKVNAYKLEKTDEYDTLPVELQAQIKYLKVKLAYQIGRNRSKWGNPVEDFEKEAGLISLIDGIKSSTKEYEKFAHYIEALVAFHKFYGGKD
- the csm4 gene encoding type III-A CRISPR-associated RAMP protein Csm4 codes for the protein MRHEIILFHFTSPVHFGDVAEGGGLGEILSYCRADTFFSALCREAADISQELLECVIENVRLGNLRVSDLFPWKKANHCYELYLPRPVMYQKNSDLVETLSYEEVRAQSGERKKHKKRSFIRASEMEIYLQGRDVSVQPDFGKEEIRTQYNARERHPYGIGAYHFMPDAGLYFILSGSEELAERLEPLIKLLGMAGIGGKRSSGFGKYIFEDDPLALSDEDTYGGDDVSLYKMLCADHSDCYMSLSSFLPEKSEVKDVSAGTGKIIKRGGFAWSRDMISAAKTNSVYMIASGACFSKRLEGRIADVNNGSAPHPVYKYGRGLFVGLPL
- the cas6 gene encoding CRISPR system precrRNA processing endoribonuclease RAMP protein Cas6, with amino-acid sequence MLTLAETELRLPEGILLNQSFGSVFHGALISELDREWAEKMHEQQIRPYSQYLLVKEGNPYWRIAVLTEEAFDHILRPMMQKTSLFLEQKGYEVEVGKFSILKKDSFQGLEERFWTGTEKIHHIELDFLTSASFKKNGEYKIFPELLLVFNNLIRKWNVYSDSMVLGEERLGDKLAEFMCITDYRLHTHPFSVEGRRIRAFRGNIRLGLFKDDITRRMASMLAAFADYAGIGIKTAMGMGAVHSNIAYYQKKEQL
- the cas1 gene encoding CRISPR-associated endonuclease Cas1, whose translation is MSWIYVTEPGAKLNRQGGRYVISRENETICEVPSAVVEGVTLFDSIQISSSVIVDFLERNIPLTWISSTGRFFGRLESTDHQNVLRQKEQFDALADKDFCLALAKRVVFGKVYNQRTILRNYNRRAEDPFIEKVRSDIRILADKLHMAHSVEEVMGYEGMMARIYFQAIGHILPEEFRFEKRTKRPPRDYFNSLLSFGYTLLMYDFYSAIVNCGLHPYIGFLHALRNGHPALASDLMEPWRPAVVDAFCLSLVTHREISKDYFVKGENGGIYLNRIGRRIFLQAYERKMRTVNRYFQGTYSWRHTIQMECDSYSLAVHQRDVEKLKPMVIR